The DNA sequence tccctaccatcctctccccttcctcatcaactcgcctcgaccttacctctctcatttcagcatgacctgacattccaacatactcacacctatctccccccttcctctttcctcctcccttctggagcctcacctcacctccctcgtcctgccttatctctctgaactccgtccctgacctgacctcaccctgcatcctttgccagtccactccttggaggtacctttttaattcttcaaaatctgctctcctaaagtcaggtattttactagtgtttttatttctaacagtttcttcccattctagattgtacctaatttccctatggtcactgttacctagctgtcctgcaacctctacctgcgtgactgcttcctccctgttagtaagaattaaatctagaatattattcccccttgtgggttctacgactccctgttttaaaaaattatcctgaattaccttaaggaattcctctgcttccttgttacccacaatcagactccagtcgatattcctaaaattaaaatctcctaccacacatacctgactgtacctgcctgctctatttaattcctgccacagtgaggtgttaatttcctctgtactggtcggtggtctgtaaactacccctagtactactgactgcgatccttccttaatatctacccatatcgactctgctttgttatctgttttaattctattgttcatacagcactgtaatgtgtccctaacgtataacgcgacacctcctcctctcctgttttctctatctttatagaacattgtatacccatctatcttaacctctggattaaatacttttcctgacatatctaaccaagtttcagttaaagcaatgatatcaaatttctctacactcgctattcctctaagcaagtctattttattcagaatacttctacaatttgtgtagtaaacacttaagctatttctcaccatccctaagctagcttcctttctagatttaactaatttgccccttgccttctcctcactaccccttcttccctcccgactaacgagaaaagtgctggagtgcagttacctcccgctcgagtgtttcggccaaaacacgaacagtCTCGTCGACTGCGTTCCAAAGCCAGTGACTATAGGTGACGAGAATACACGTAGTCGTACGGGCCCTGCTCCGTAATATACATGTATTAGACGTGACCATAACTCGTCATTCCTCCGTCTCACCGAGAATCGGCCTTTGACTTCAGTCCTGCTTTGTCCTTCGAGAGCGTCACAGCGACAGATTTTGGTGTGACTCTTACTGCATATCATCTCATCATGATTTCCAAGAAGCGAACAGTTACTGAAGAACATCGTGTgatgcaggaaaagtggaaaatatcTTACTTTTTTGCTGAAGTGAATGGAAAACCAACTTGTTTGATTTGCAACCAAATTATAGCGGTGTCAAAAGAATATAACATTTGGCGACATTACACAAGCACTCATGCTTCAAAGTATGATGTGTATAGTGGAAAACTTcgtgaagaaaaagtaaagacgcTAGAACAGTCTCTCAAAAGGCAGCAGTCAGTGTATCAGCGTGTTCATGAAGCCAGTGACACTGCAGTACGGGCAAGTTATAGGATTGCACGGGAAATAGCTGTGTCATCGAAACCATTTTCAGAAGgggactttataaagaaatgcaTGATGATGGCCGCAGAAGATATTTGCCCTGAAAAACGTAGATCATTTGCAAACATAAGCCTTTCAAGAAATACAGTTgcagaaagagtaaatgaactGTCAGAAAATCTTAATAGTCAGCTCAAAGAAAAAGTTGCTAAATTTGTAGCATTTTCTGTAGCAATCGATGAAAGTACAGACATTACTGACATAGCTCAACTAGCAGTGTTCATACGTGGTGTTGATGAAAATATGCAGGTAACTGAAGAATTTGTGGAATTAGTACCaatgaaaggaacaacaacaggggATGATATATTTGTGAGTTTGACTGGTGCACTTGATAGGATAGGTGTTGACTGGAAGAAAACTGTGAGTCTGACAACAGATGGAGCATCTCAAATGGTTGGTAGAAAGGCTGGCGtgacagcaaagttaaaggaaaaactaCTCACCCTGAATTCAGACCATCAAATTCACAGTGTTCATTGCATAATTCACAGGGAAGTGCTTTGcagtaaaatattaaagatgGATCACGTTATGGATGTTGTTGTCAAGGCAGTAAACTTTATACGAGCGCGAGGTCTGAACCACAGACAGTTCAACTGCCTATTGGAGGAAACTCACTCTCACGGTCTGCCTTATCACACTGATGTTCGTTGGTTAAGCCGGGGAATTGTGCTGAAGCGCTTTTATGAATTAAGAAGTGGAATACAAAGTTTCATgcataacaaaggaagaaatgtccAGGAACTGAAAGACTATGATTGGCTTCAAGATTTAGCCTTCATGGTAGATATGACAGAACACTTGAATTTGCTCAATACAAGACTGCAAGGTCGCAATAAATTGGTGACAGACATGCATGAGTCCATTCGTGCTTTTGAGGTGAAGCTCAAACTTTTTGAACGTCAACTAGCAGCGAATAATGCTGCACACTTTCCTACACTGAAATCATTGCAAAGCACACCTGAGTTTCGTGGAATTATCAGCAGAGAAAAGTACTGCAACATGATTTCCAAGTTACTGAACGAATTTGGAGAAAGATTTGCAGACTTAAAGAACCTTGAGAGTGATTTCTCGATCTTTCGAAATCCTTTCGCTGCAAATCCTGATGAGACACCAGAGGATATTCAGTTAGAACTAATTGATCTTCAGTGCGATTCTGCGTTGAAGGAAAAGTTCTCAAGTGTTGATATTGGTACATTCTATCAATATGTTGGGCCAAGATATCCTCGAATCAAATGTTTGGCATCAAAGATTATGTCAATGTTCGGCAGTACCTATGTCTGTGAGCAACTCTTCTCACTGATGAACTTGAACAAGTCTGGACTCAGGTCTCGGCTCACTAATGAACACCTCAACTCAACACTGAAAGTAGCCATTGCTCAGTCTCTGGCGCCAAACATAGACGAACTTGTACAGACCAAGAGGTGCCAAGTTTCTGGGAGCAGCACGACCAGGAATTAAGGTAAAtgatgcttccttttctttactggtTTATCTTTTGGTTACGTGTGTGCAAACGCGAGTGAAGGtagaatatattattattattattattattattattattattattatta is a window from the Scylla paramamosain isolate STU-SP2022 chromosome 26, ASM3559412v1, whole genome shotgun sequence genome containing:
- the LOC135113867 gene encoding general transcription factor II-I repeat domain-containing protein 2A-like, whose translation is MHESIRAFEVKLKLFERQLAANNAAHFPTLKSLQSTPEFRGIISREKYCNMISKLLNEFGERFADLKNLESDFSIFRNPFAANPDETPEDIQLELIDLQCDSALKEKFSSVDIGTFYQYVGPRYPRIKCLASKIMSMFGSTYVCEQLFSLMNLNKSGLRSRLTNEHLNSTLKVAIAQSLAPNIDELVQTKRCQVSGSSTTRN